The following are from one region of the Capsicum annuum cultivar UCD-10X-F1 chromosome 1, UCD10Xv1.1, whole genome shotgun sequence genome:
- the LOC107854974 gene encoding mediator of RNA polymerase II transcription subunit 30, which translates to MEEKGTITSPKTIQELAVEGQKHLEDTIEAAHQILSAMNDELCNPSLWSTPNPSTTTSPSPAAPALAAGGGGLSNGQQQHLNGDVLSDTSSSSSASASASAQHLDIGGGALEESRLRYKLSVAWLRSVLTAIANSQKAKALEAASASGSLSAADQAEIEQLEDRASTLKKELVDKNKHLKLLIDQLRELLSDRSTWQSPCST; encoded by the exons atggaagaaaaaggcACGATAACAAGCCCTAAAACCATACAAGAACTCGCCGTAGAAGGTCAAAAGCATTTAGAAGACACAATAGAAGCCGCACATCAAATCCTCTCCGCTATGAACGACGAACTCTGTAACCCATCACTTTGGTCCACTCCAAATCCGTCAACTACAACCTCTCCGTCCCCGGCAGCGCCGGCGCTGGCCGCGGGTGGTGGTGGTTTGAGTAATGGACAGCAGCAGCATTTAAACGGGGATGTTTTATCGGATACGTCGTCGTCTTCTTCGGCTTCGGCCTCGGCTTCGGCTCAGCATTTGGATATTGGTGGAGGTGCGCTTGAAGAATCGCGGTTACGTTATAAGTTATCTGTTGCTTGGTTGCGTTCTGTTCTTACGGCGATTGCTAATTCACAGAAG GCAAAAGCATTGGAAGCTGCTTCCGCCAGTGGTTCACTATCTGCCGCAGATCAAGCTGAAATTGAACAGCTTGAGGACCGGGCCTCTACATTAAAAAAG GAGCTTGTTGACAAGAACAAGCATCTCAAGCTTCTGATTGATCAGCTTCGAGAACTTCTTTCTGACCGATCAACATGGCAGAGTCCCTGTTCTACATGA